In Panicum virgatum strain AP13 chromosome 5K, P.virgatum_v5, whole genome shotgun sequence, the genomic window AATTATGACCTTCTGTTTAGAGCCAACTTGGATCCCGCAAACTCTTAGCAAGTCTCTCCATTTATCCTGAAAATATATGGAACATCATAAGCTAGCAAAATCAGCCAAGTAAACATTTAACAACACCCTTGCTTATGGTTGCAATCTATCACCAATCTAGTATCTTACCTTTAGTTGCGGTGGATTTCTAAATGATCTTTTAAAATAAGATTTCTTCACCATAGTCCATTTTCCAactccatattctgacacgCCTTTCACCAGCTTGTTCACTTCAAGAGGTGTCCAATGCTTGTTCTTTTCTCTAGTCGGAACCTTCTTGCCCCTACTTTGTAATGGTTTAAGCAAACCAGCCTGGAAGAAACAAGCATACAATTTATACTCGTTGTTTTTATTTGCAGCTTCAATAAAATATTATTGAAGAACTATTTGCAAAATGTATTAATAAAGCAATAATATGCATTCAACGGTTATTCAATTCGATATACCGTCCAAGATGTTCTTTTCTTGCGACATTTTCTTTGACCATGTCCTCCAGCTTGCATCGGTAACAAGTCTGAAGCATATAGCATACTAACATGAGTCCATGCAAATAAGTTACATACTTGGTTCATTGGAAAAAGGCATGCATGAACCCATGATAATAACCATAATTCATACCTAGCAAGCTTGGTACACCACCAGCTATATCAGATTTTTCTTCCAACTGTCATGAAAAAAATTGTTAACTCTCCCTGTCACATACTCCCACCGATTCATATAGGTTGTTTAGAATATTGATATGGTCTAGTAGGTGAAGATTTGAGCATCAACCCCAACAAAAAATTATGATGATTCATAATACTTTTCATGGTGCTTCTAGTAACATCTATtcccttcgttccaaattatCTACAAAAGCTAAAATGGCCCATAATCTAGAAAAGGTACATATCTTATCAATCTT contains:
- the LOC120709471 gene encoding single myb histone 2-like isoform X1, yielding MNQVCNLFAWTHVSMLYASDLLPMQAGGHGQRKCRKKRTSWTAGLLKPLQSRGKKVPTREKNKHWTPLEVNKLVKGVSEYGVGKWTMVKKSYFKRSFRNPPQLKDKWRDLLRVCGIQVGSKQKVQAHKTTLRIVQGLKDEVISLHRKHGS
- the LOC120709471 gene encoding single myb histone 2-like isoform X2, which codes for MADLLPMQAGGHGQRKCRKKRTSWTAGLLKPLQSRGKKVPTREKNKHWTPLEVNKLVKGVSEYGVGKWTMVKKSYFKRSFRNPPQLKDKWRDLLRVCGIQVGSKQKVQAHKTTLRIVQGLKDEVISLHRKHGS
- the LOC120709471 gene encoding single myb histone 2-like isoform X3; its protein translation is MQAGGHGQRKCRKKRTSWTAGLLKPLQSRGKKVPTREKNKHWTPLEVNKLVKGVSEYGVGKWTMVKKSYFKRSFRNPPQLKDKWRDLLRVCGIQVGSKQKVQAHKTTLRIVQGLKDEVISLHRKHGS